Proteins from a genomic interval of bacterium YEK0313:
- the ohrB_2 gene encoding Organic hydroperoxide resistance protein OhrB — protein MKVLYTTKATATGGRDGVAASEDNHLSVKLDRPKELGGGGGAGTNPEQLFAAGYSACFLGALQFVAGKAKIAIPDSAAVTATVGIGPRDDGQGFGLDVALAVSVPGIERSVAEDLVAKAHVVCPYSEATRGNLNVRLSVV, from the coding sequence ATGAAGGTTCTCTACACCACCAAGGCGACCGCCACCGGCGGCCGCGACGGCGTCGCCGCGAGCGAGGACAACCATCTCTCGGTGAAGCTCGACCGGCCGAAGGAACTTGGCGGCGGCGGCGGCGCGGGCACCAATCCGGAACAGCTTTTCGCGGCCGGCTATTCGGCCTGTTTCCTGGGGGCGCTGCAATTCGTGGCCGGCAAGGCCAAGATCGCCATCCCCGACAGCGCCGCGGTGACCGCGACCGTCGGCATCGGCCCGCGCGACGATGGCCAGGGCTTCGGCCTCGACGTCGCGCTCGCGGTCAGCGTGCCGGGCATCGAGCGCAGCGTTGCCGAGGACCTGGTCGCCAAGGCCCATGTGGTCTGCCCCTATTCGGAGGCGACCCGCGGCAACCTCAACGTCCGCCTGTCGGTGGTCTGA